From a single Rhodococcus qingshengii JCM 15477 genomic region:
- a CDS encoding RDD family protein, with product MTEDNSRQPGEPSISSSPQSHGMYPPPQSYSPTRSAFVDIRIGDYTRDGTAAALLFVSLFLPWSATVGIARVGSSALVLLLVLPTLLSLASLLLPYVARLGMLGPNWNVGQIRVLRLVANGPLIATVGGLVVYDVIRGMFRFSESSSIFTGNGVGAGAWFGLAGALLAAQPRAAEIRIDPRTAPRWLALVKPLVFVAWGSSVASALLALIYILVSVSRYRYYDGPQTFESLIVLFVSSAVPIVVVGVAAVGLARRFASWRLTIAALGIALLAAGLLHSISEGTSVELFHTVTASPYYGITFLIAAAAITFIPFGVASVGDGTHPGYVWLAAARNGMLLIAVWSFGVGFSQIAMAATQFGIVPWGDALVLAVLAILFGILAVVGVRSLSLRYFSLDPRPSREVGLGVCLGLLVLMIARLVVQSAMYGEIYYSAWIFDLAMAMLVVLVALALTVSPAVRNLYAGVQLFASATTVTAAVPNLGQPVRPSGRALEAADPRTPAAVLFEIASSSPELRPAIAANPSTYDDLVTWLEALGDPAVDVALDRRAAGQFGLPEPEPEPEPEPGRVPVPVPVPAPVPVPVQSSRRALEAADPRTPAAVLFEIASSSPELRPAIAANPSTYDDLVTWLEALGDPAVDAALDRRAAGQFGLLGSEPEPATETFISSGPESSSSGEIVQPFAPRSAVPQFAVPPPDPGYGPTGVPLRPGGFRPAGAGIRVAARFIDFAILAVVSVVGGMISTATLGNGFDFDSYRTSSGLIGLLIGIGSIVYFVWGESAFGVTLGKLALGIGVRSVGGARPALAQSFKRNAFVIPMYLGSAVSALAMLGSGDELVGMLNSMSLGSVASILGSLVTVAISIAIIVSISSARDVRGFHDRMADAVVVVTRQ from the coding sequence ATGACCGAAGACAACTCGCGTCAACCCGGTGAACCATCAATAAGCAGTTCGCCCCAGTCGCACGGCATGTATCCACCGCCACAGAGCTATTCACCGACGCGATCTGCGTTCGTGGATATTCGGATCGGTGACTACACCCGCGACGGGACAGCCGCGGCACTGCTGTTCGTGTCGCTCTTCTTACCGTGGAGTGCGACCGTCGGAATAGCCCGCGTCGGTTCGAGTGCTCTTGTGCTGCTTCTGGTTCTGCCGACACTGCTGTCGCTGGCGTCGCTGTTACTGCCGTACGTGGCGCGACTCGGAATGCTCGGGCCGAATTGGAATGTCGGGCAGATACGTGTGCTGCGTCTGGTGGCCAACGGACCCCTCATTGCCACTGTTGGGGGTCTTGTCGTCTACGACGTCATTCGTGGAATGTTCCGATTCAGTGAGAGTTCGAGTATTTTCACCGGCAACGGGGTTGGCGCTGGAGCGTGGTTCGGGCTTGCCGGCGCCCTGCTCGCAGCTCAACCGCGCGCGGCCGAAATTCGCATCGACCCTCGAACCGCGCCGCGATGGTTGGCGTTGGTGAAGCCGCTTGTGTTTGTGGCTTGGGGGTCGTCAGTGGCCTCGGCGCTACTCGCGCTGATCTACATCCTGGTCTCCGTCAGTCGCTACCGATATTACGACGGGCCGCAGACATTCGAGAGCCTGATCGTTCTCTTCGTGTCGTCGGCCGTTCCGATCGTCGTGGTGGGTGTTGCGGCAGTCGGTCTCGCCAGACGGTTTGCGTCCTGGCGCCTCACCATCGCCGCGCTCGGCATCGCTCTCCTCGCAGCCGGATTACTCCACTCGATCAGCGAGGGCACAAGTGTCGAGCTGTTCCACACGGTCACGGCTAGTCCCTACTACGGCATCACGTTCTTGATTGCCGCAGCCGCAATTACATTCATTCCATTCGGTGTTGCGTCCGTCGGCGACGGGACGCACCCCGGATACGTCTGGCTCGCAGCGGCACGAAACGGCATGCTGTTGATCGCGGTGTGGAGCTTCGGTGTTGGATTCTCTCAGATCGCAATGGCAGCAACGCAATTTGGCATCGTGCCGTGGGGAGATGCGTTAGTGCTCGCTGTTCTCGCGATACTCTTCGGGATTCTTGCCGTTGTCGGAGTCAGATCACTGTCGCTTCGGTATTTTTCGCTCGACCCTCGCCCGTCACGCGAGGTCGGTCTCGGAGTCTGTCTCGGCTTGCTCGTCCTGATGATCGCTCGTCTCGTGGTGCAGTCGGCCATGTATGGCGAAATATATTACAGTGCATGGATATTCGATCTCGCCATGGCGATGCTGGTGGTTCTGGTCGCTCTCGCTCTCACAGTCTCACCGGCTGTTCGGAATTTGTATGCGGGGGTGCAACTGTTCGCGTCGGCCACCACGGTTACAGCTGCGGTACCGAATCTCGGACAGCCCGTTCGGCCTTCGGGGCGTGCTCTCGAGGCTGCGGATCCGCGGACTCCGGCGGCGGTGCTGTTTGAGATTGCGTCGAGTTCGCCGGAGTTGCGGCCGGCGATTGCTGCGAATCCGTCGACGTACGACGATCTTGTGACGTGGCTCGAAGCGCTGGGTGATCCGGCTGTGGATGTGGCGTTGGACCGAAGGGCTGCTGGGCAATTCGGTCTACCTGAACCTGAACCTGAACCTGAACCTGAACCTGGCCGTGTGCCCGTGCCCGTGCCCGTGCCTGCGCCGGTGCCCGTGCCCGTGCAGTCTTCGAGACGTGCTCTCGAGGCTGCAGATCCGCGGACTCCGGCGGCGGTGCTGTTTGAGATTGCGTCGAGTTCGCCGGAGTTGCGGCCGGCGATTGCTGCGAATCCGTCGACGTACGACGATCTTGTGACGTGGCTCGAAGCGCTGGGTGATCCGGCTGTGGATGCAGCTTTGGACCGAAGGGCTGCCGGGCAATTCGGTCTACTCGGATCCGAACCCGAACCTGCGACCGAGACGTTCATTTCGAGCGGACCGGAGTCCAGCTCCAGCGGCGAAATTGTGCAACCGTTCGCACCGCGATCGGCTGTGCCGCAATTTGCCGTGCCGCCACCGGACCCGGGGTATGGGCCGACCGGCGTTCCACTCCGGCCTGGTGGGTTTCGGCCGGCCGGAGCCGGGATACGAGTTGCCGCGCGGTTCATCGATTTTGCCATTCTCGCAGTTGTGTCGGTCGTCGGCGGAATGATCTCCACCGCGACGCTCGGAAACGGATTCGACTTCGATTCCTACCGGACAAGTTCGGGTCTGATTGGCCTGCTGATCGGGATCGGTTCGATCGTGTACTTCGTATGGGGAGAGTCGGCATTCGGGGTAACCCTGGGCAAACTCGCCCTCGGAATAGGCGTTCGCTCGGTAGGAGGTGCGCGTCCGGCCCTGGCGCAGTCCTTCAAACGGAATGCATTCGTGATCCCCATGTACCTCGGATCGGCTGTTTCGGCGTTGGCCATGCTCGGTAGTGGTGACGAGCTCGTCGGCATGCTGAATTCGATGTCGTTGGGCAGTGTCGCGAGCATTCTCGGTTCTCTGGTAACAGTCGCTATTTCGATCGCGATCATCGTTTCGATCAGTAGCGCACGGGACGTACGCGGCTTCCACGATCGGATGGCTGATGCCGTCGTCGTGGTCACCAGGCAGTGA
- a CDS encoding acyl-CoA synthetase → MNSESTLLRSLDPRIFDDHGAAVSFGEGATLSRADLFAAATAVADRIHGAQRVAVQAAAGLETVVAVAGALIAGVAVVPIPPDSGPLERQHIIADSKAELILGEGPTDSSIPLIPIDIHARSATSYPEPSAAATALIMYTSGTTGAPKGVVLSRASIAADLDALAHVWNWTPEDTLVHGLPLFHVHGLILGVLGALRVGSPLIHTVRPTPDSYAAAGGSLYFGVPTVWSRVCGDPSAAAALRSARLLVSGSAPLPVPLFERMKSLTGLAPVERYGMSETLITVSTTHDGERRPGWVGHAVPGVRTRLRGENGELSAHDGEQLGQLEVAGAVLFDEYLGNPSKTAESMTEDGWFRTGDIAVIDDSGFHRIVGRESVDMIKSGGYRIGAGEVEQALLAYPGVREAAVVGMPDDDLGQRIVAFIVGDVADCAVVSDFVAESLSIHKRPRQVCLVDSLPRNAMGKVQKKLLTP, encoded by the coding sequence ATGAACAGCGAATCCACACTTCTGCGCTCCCTCGACCCCCGCATCTTCGACGATCACGGAGCGGCGGTCAGTTTCGGCGAAGGCGCAACCCTCTCTCGCGCCGACTTGTTTGCCGCCGCCACCGCGGTCGCCGATCGAATCCATGGTGCACAGCGAGTGGCAGTACAAGCCGCCGCCGGCCTCGAGACAGTGGTCGCCGTCGCCGGCGCACTGATCGCCGGTGTTGCCGTGGTCCCGATCCCGCCCGACTCCGGCCCGCTCGAACGTCAGCACATCATCGCCGATTCCAAGGCCGAACTGATACTCGGAGAAGGGCCGACGGATTCGAGTATCCCGTTGATTCCCATCGATATTCACGCGCGATCCGCGACGTCCTATCCCGAACCGAGTGCGGCAGCTACTGCACTGATCATGTACACCTCGGGAACCACCGGAGCTCCGAAAGGCGTTGTCCTCTCGCGAGCATCGATCGCAGCGGATCTCGACGCGCTCGCTCATGTGTGGAATTGGACGCCAGAGGACACACTCGTCCACGGACTGCCCCTCTTCCACGTCCACGGGTTGATTCTCGGCGTGTTGGGCGCCTTGCGCGTGGGTTCGCCGCTGATTCATACCGTCAGACCAACTCCGGATTCGTATGCCGCAGCGGGTGGCTCGTTGTACTTCGGTGTTCCGACCGTCTGGTCACGCGTGTGCGGTGATCCCTCGGCGGCAGCAGCATTGCGATCCGCGCGCTTGCTCGTGTCCGGAAGTGCACCACTTCCGGTTCCATTGTTCGAGCGGATGAAATCGCTGACCGGGTTGGCTCCCGTCGAGCGCTACGGAATGAGTGAAACCCTCATCACCGTCAGCACGACGCACGACGGCGAACGTCGCCCGGGTTGGGTCGGGCACGCCGTTCCGGGAGTCAGGACGAGGTTGCGCGGCGAGAACGGCGAACTGTCGGCGCACGACGGAGAGCAGCTTGGGCAACTGGAAGTTGCGGGCGCCGTTCTCTTCGACGAGTACCTCGGGAACCCCTCGAAGACAGCGGAATCCATGACCGAAGACGGCTGGTTCCGCACCGGCGACATCGCGGTGATCGACGACAGCGGATTCCACCGCATCGTAGGTCGCGAGTCGGTCGACATGATCAAGTCCGGTGGATACCGCATCGGTGCAGGCGAGGTGGAACAGGCACTTCTGGCATACCCCGGCGTTCGCGAGGCCGCCGTCGTCGGTATGCCGGACGACGATCTCGGCCAGCGCATAGTCGCCTTCATCGTCGGGGACGTAGCCGACTGCGCTGTGGTTTCGGACTTCGTCGCCGAATCACTGTCGATCCACAAGCGCCCACGCCAGGTTTGTCTGGTGGACAGCTTGCCCCGCAACGCTATGGGCAAAGTCCAGAAGAAGCTGCTGACGCCCTGA
- a CDS encoding SLC13 family permease, with the protein MANVIALSVLVLVFVISTARSVNMGALALVAAFVVGTLVFTVDTSEILDGFPASLFVILVGVTYLFALARNNGTVDWIIHAAVRAVRGRVALVPWAMFAVCAAVTAMGAVSPAAVAIIAPVAMGFATRYRIHPMLMGFMVVQGATAGSFSPIGIFGVITNDVMRQNGLPSSPALLFVSTFAAAAVVAAIAYVSFGGRALIARGASERVLVNAVGNASGGSDTITGSGSGDSSKGGGKSSGGTAPHEGALNLERRLTLLGLASLALGALVFDLDVGFTALTVAVLLTLIFPASARGAVDKISWGTVLLIGGIVTYVALLQNQNTVQWLGDSVAHVGIPLLAAFLICLIGAIVSAFASTTGILGALIPLAIPFLMTGQVNATGLVIALAISSSLVDCSPFSTNGALVVANAAPEERDVVFGLTMRWGMTIMVVTPILAWLLFVVPWSV; encoded by the coding sequence ATGGCAAATGTCATAGCCCTGTCAGTACTTGTCCTGGTGTTCGTCATATCCACCGCGAGGTCGGTGAACATGGGTGCGCTCGCCCTGGTGGCTGCCTTCGTCGTCGGAACACTGGTCTTCACCGTCGATACCAGCGAGATCCTCGACGGCTTCCCGGCCAGCCTCTTCGTCATCCTGGTCGGCGTCACCTACCTGTTCGCGCTGGCCAGAAACAACGGCACGGTCGACTGGATCATTCACGCGGCAGTCCGCGCGGTCAGAGGACGAGTGGCCCTCGTGCCGTGGGCGATGTTCGCGGTGTGCGCAGCCGTGACCGCCATGGGCGCGGTCAGTCCCGCTGCCGTCGCCATCATCGCGCCGGTGGCAATGGGCTTCGCCACCCGCTACCGGATCCACCCCATGCTGATGGGCTTCATGGTCGTCCAGGGCGCAACGGCGGGCAGCTTCTCCCCTATCGGGATCTTCGGCGTGATCACCAACGACGTCATGCGTCAGAACGGCCTCCCGTCGAGCCCGGCCTTGCTGTTCGTCTCGACCTTCGCGGCCGCGGCCGTTGTTGCTGCCATCGCGTACGTCTCGTTCGGCGGACGCGCGTTGATTGCGCGCGGCGCCTCCGAACGCGTGCTCGTCAACGCAGTCGGCAATGCGTCTGGCGGGAGCGACACCATCACCGGTTCGGGTTCCGGCGACAGCTCGAAGGGTGGCGGCAAGTCCTCGGGTGGGACCGCTCCGCACGAGGGAGCACTCAACCTCGAGCGCCGACTCACCTTGCTCGGACTGGCGTCGCTTGCACTCGGCGCCTTGGTGTTCGACCTCGACGTCGGATTCACCGCACTGACCGTCGCGGTACTTCTCACCCTGATCTTCCCTGCCTCCGCCCGCGGCGCCGTCGACAAGATCAGCTGGGGCACCGTGCTCCTCATCGGCGGAATCGTCACGTACGTCGCTCTTCTGCAGAACCAGAACACCGTCCAGTGGCTCGGGGATTCGGTTGCACACGTGGGGATTCCACTTCTCGCGGCGTTCTTGATCTGTCTGATCGGCGCGATCGTGTCGGCGTTTGCATCCACCACGGGAATCCTCGGCGCACTCATCCCTTTGGCAATTCCATTCCTCATGACCGGTCAGGTCAATGCAACCGGTCTGGTCATCGCGCTGGCAATCTCCTCGTCTCTGGTCGATTGCAGTCCGTTCTCGACCAACGGCGCGCTGGTGGTCGCGAACGCCGCTCCGGAAGAACGCGACGTGGTGTTCGGGCTGACGATGCGGTGGGGCATGACCATCATGGTGGTGACGCCGATTCTCGCCTGGCTGCTGTTCGTTGTTCCCTGGTCCGTCTGA
- a CDS encoding FadR/GntR family transcriptional regulator — MNSTSSPGSRSGLPGRLKRPRLYEQLAEHISNFIEAQGLSPGDRLPPERSLAAELGVSRASLAQALVALEIRGRVEIQHGNGAVIREAPTPDAGRSADSGVRLQDRTVDELTAAREAIMAGLARAAASNPNAALRVAMLTDDGTARNFAETWRCVRHLAGGGLLADLDETIAQQADAPESSARLSARLDQLAHRIIDGDQSGAADAVAGILSDTA, encoded by the coding sequence ATGAATTCGACGTCATCGCCCGGCTCGCGCTCGGGCCTGCCCGGACGATTGAAGCGTCCGCGCCTGTACGAGCAGTTGGCCGAGCACATTTCGAATTTCATCGAGGCTCAAGGTCTTTCGCCCGGTGATCGGCTTCCTCCCGAACGCAGCCTGGCTGCCGAACTCGGCGTGAGTCGCGCGTCGCTGGCTCAAGCGCTCGTTGCCCTCGAAATCCGAGGCCGAGTCGAAATCCAGCACGGTAACGGTGCAGTGATTCGTGAAGCTCCGACGCCCGACGCGGGCCGCTCTGCGGACTCGGGAGTGCGGCTACAGGACCGAACCGTCGACGAACTGACTGCCGCCAGGGAAGCGATCATGGCCGGCCTGGCTCGGGCGGCGGCGTCGAATCCCAACGCTGCGCTTCGGGTCGCGATGTTGACCGACGACGGGACCGCGAGAAACTTCGCCGAGACATGGCGCTGCGTCAGGCACCTGGCCGGTGGCGGCTTATTGGCTGACCTCGACGAGACCATCGCCCAGCAGGCAGACGCGCCCGAATCCTCGGCGCGACTGTCTGCGCGACTCGATCAGCTCGCCCACCGGATCATCGACGGTGACCAATCGGGCGCCGCTGACGCTGTTGCGGGAATCCTCTCCGACACGGCCTGA